A single genomic interval of Phocoena sinus isolate mPhoSin1 chromosome 15, mPhoSin1.pri, whole genome shotgun sequence harbors:
- the PRNP gene encoding major prion protein isoform X2: MVKSHIANWILVLFVATWSDMGFCKKRPKPGGGWNTGGSRYPGQGSPGGNRYPPQGGGGWGQPHGGGWGQPHGGGGWGQGGGTHNQWKPSKPKTNMKHVAGAAAAGAVVGGLGGYMLGSAMSRPLIHFGSDYEDRYYRENMYRYPNQVYYRPVDQYNNQNSFVHDCVNITVKQHTVTTTTTKGENFTETDIKMMERVVEQMCITQYQREYQAYYQRGASVILFSSPPVILLISFLIFLIVG; this comes from the coding sequence ATGGTGAAAAGCCACATAGCCAATTGGATCCTCGTTCTCTTTGTGGCCACGTGGAGTGACATGGGCTTCTGCAAGAAGCGACCAAAGCCTGGAGGAGGATGGAACACTGGGGGGAGCCGATACCCAGGACAGGGCAGTCCTGGAGGCAACCGCTATCCACCccagggagggggaggctggggtcAGCCCCATGGTGGTGGCTGGGGACAGCCCCATGGTGGTGGAGGCTGGGGTCAAGGTGGTGGTACCCATAATCAGTGGAAGCCCAGTAAGCCAAAAACCAACATGAAGCATGTGGCAGGAGCTGCTGCAGCTGGGGCGGTGGTAGGGGGCCTTGGCGGCTACATGCTGGGGAGTGCCATGAGCAGGCCCCTTATACATTTTGGCAGTGACTATGAGGACCGTTACTATCGTGAAAACATGTACCGTTACCCCAACCAGGTATACTACAGACCAGTGGATCAGTATAACAACCAGAACAGCTTCGTGCATGACTGTGTCAATATCACGGTCAAGCAGCACACggtcactaccaccaccaccaaggggGAAAACTTCACTGAGACGGACATCAAGATGATGGAGCGTGTGGTGGAGCAGATGTGCATCACCCAGTACCAGAGAGAATACCAGGCTTATTACCAAAGAGGGGCAAGTGTGatccttttctcctcccctcctgtgATCCTCCTCatctctttcctcattttcctcataGTGGGATGA